In Trichoderma asperellum chromosome 1, complete sequence, a single window of DNA contains:
- a CDS encoding uncharacterized protein (EggNog:ENOG41) yields MSMVKGQPNESLVRDLDESSRFLSSLHERFNAYFTFDNTHVLSISETKHTPTVEWCSETGRWERTGPKVMMVGHTSAAYAHQTEKLHDRLSINADHSEMVKFDNISNPDYSIIQDKIKDLVNGAPGTIQERFYHHYRRMNHLEKQFLRNLNAPDYKAFRIDKVGDRTPGTLNWFLNNDLYQCWTSANSPSGLWIQGSPGQGKTMLAKFILEQLEASALASDPPAAVIYFFFYDQDESIRTAGAAMRSLVKQLFHLVPDAFQLVSERLDIESSAISDSSLRDILKDLLQTSSLSTIYCVIDGLDECQRDESKKMLLELITGILRSSSTQARSPTPMIKILLTSRPTVDIYGDLHHLPTILLKANHDDLKAFINNKVHGLPFGEDIKQKAVSLLCSRVEQTFLWISIVLRRLERSTPLLSEIDLKNIIDESPSDLKSLFESIISQIKEEKDMAAQKLLVWAVHGKRPLKLDELQEAIAVQDDSTSKSSTKMYSAALTESRVTAATGVILEIIDGRIHLVHQSAKEFFLDSKHLAEFAFCMSLHPNLYLANICMTYLCFTDFAESAPCGNDDLMNQRHVEYPFLQYAARNWYRHLESRDVTEDDIKKFSRLISQLTTPKSPTLLTWGEVNGIANLEEAIDNWEVAVKVNIQWLAELQMDCSVITEEIIEKALANGMTEYDCLRPLVNKHDALFTERELCLVVEHLDHALVRQILSKQPGTVITQNVFETAAANVKYGRLVVEEVLKIKTCFTVTEEFIILAQKNIVNGKDIIQFIITNYNMEISTEGVRQIVAGGDTELVKLLFRREQLNGLQAALELAVGRVNYEMVKVLLEKGGNETMVTEKCMEYMVDSFDHDDVKRLLQTYKRKAKVTENIIIRTAKNEKKRKHLLLFFLEERGEDFQLTEGILKAIISTEDAKNDALKFLLEKRNYEIHMTEDIWKEAAANDSNGETVGLLLRARSHEFDISEEILRSAAENPLCGHKAMRFFLDARGSDIQIAERIVKETLKGYFNQEEIASLLSEAQRRGVLLNREDIMKAAAGTRGADAMKALLETSKHEIQITEEILKEVVRSSFDDRIMKFLLESKGNEIQITEEVLIEAARNSFGHHVLRSIFQEVDNEIQIGEEVLKAVVKNKLGGHRIIRLISEEMGNKITITEGVLIEAARNRIDWATILFILETYGDKIEITEEVLKATIRKKSNLRILSIISRFKREEVRITDEIKELMSEEQLECWTRPEHYLPPWLRLTNQSDE; encoded by the exons atgtCGATGGTCAAGGGGCAGCCCAACGAGAGCCTGGTGAGAGATTTGGATGAATCTTCTCGTTTTCTAAGCTCACTCCACGAGAGGTTTAATGCATACTTCACTTTTGATAATACTCACGTACTGTCTATAAGTGAAACTAAGCATACGCCAACAGTCGAG TGGTGCTCCGAAACTGGCAGATGGGAAAGGACTGGACCCAAAGTCATGATGGTTGGGCACACATCAGCTGCTTACGCTCACCAAACCGAGAAGTTACATGATCGCCTTTCTATAAACGCTGATCATTCCGAAATGGTAAAATTTGACAACATATCGAATCCAGACTACTCGATTATTCaggataaaataaaagatctCGTTAACGGGGCTCCGGGAACCATTCAGGAACGTTTTTACCACCATTATAGAA GGATGAACCATCTGGAGAAACAATTCTTACGAAATTTAAACGCTCCTGATTATAAGGCGTTTCGAATTGACAAGGTTGGCGACCGAACACCAGGAACACTTAACTGGTTTTTGAACAATGATCTATATCAATGTTGGACATCTGCAAATTCCCCATCAGGCCTTTGGATTCAAGGCTCTCCAGGCCAAGGTAAAACAATGTTGGCAAAATTCATCTTGGAACAGTTGGAAGCCTCGGCTCTTGCGTCAGATCCGCCGGCAGCAGTCAtttacttcttcttttatgaTCAGGATGAAAGCATTCGTACCGCGGGGGCCGCCATGAGATCCCTTGTTAAACAGCTGTTTCATCTCGTCCCAGATGCATTCCAACTGGTCTCTGAGAGATTAGATATCGAAAGCTCCGCCATTAGCGATAGCTCATTGCGGGACATTCTTAAGGACTTGCTTCAAACATCTAGTCTCAGCACGATATACTGTGTGATTGACGGGCTCGATGAGTGTCAAAGAGATGAATCGAAGAAGATGCTACTTGAGCTTATTACTGGTATACTTCGATCATCGTCTACACAAGCAAGAAGCCCCACTCCGATGATCAAAATCCTTCTCACTAGTCGCCCCACAGTCGATATATATGGCGATCTCCATCACCTGCCGACTATTCTACTAAAAGCTAACCATGACGACCTCAAAGCATTCATCAACAATAAAGTGCACGGGTTGCCATTTGGCGAAGATATCAAGCAGAAGGCAGTCTCTTTATTATGTAGCCGTGTGGAGCAAACGTTTTTATGGATATCAATCGTCCTAAGAAGGCTGGAACGTTCAACACCCTTACTATCAGAGATTGATTTGAAAAATATAATCGACGAAAGTCCATCGGATCTAAAGAGTTTGTTTGAAAGCATCATCAGTcaaattaaagaagaaaaagacatgGCAGCTCAAAAACTTTTGGTATGGGCCGTGCATGGCAAAAGGCCCTTGAAATTGGATGAGCTTCAGGAGGCCATAGCAGTTCAAGATGATTCTACCAGCAAAAGTTCCACCAAGATGTATTCGGCAGCTCTCACTGAGAGCCGCGTTACGGCCGCTACAGGAGTAATACTGGAGATCATTGACGGGAGAATCCATCTCGTGCACCAGTCGGCAAAAGAATTCTTTCTGGATAGCAAGCATCTTGCCGAATTTGCGTTTTGCATGAGCCTGCATCCGAATCTATACTTGGCAAATATTTGTATGACATATCTCTGTTTTACAGACTTTGCCGAATCAGCACCATGTGGGAACGATGATCTTATGAACCAAAGGCATGTTGAGTATCCTTTCCTGCAATACGCAGCGCGCAATTGGTATCGTCATCTGGAGTCAAGAGATGTCACTGAAGACGATATAAAGAAGTTCTCTAGACTTATTAGCCAATTAACCACGCCCAAATCTCCAACACTCTTGACATGGGGCGAAGTAAATGGAATTGCAAACCTAGAAGAGGCCATAGATAACTGGGAGGTTGCCGTGAAGGTCAATATTCAGTGGCTAGCTGAGTTGCAAATGGACTGCTCAGTAATCACGGAAGAAATAATCGAAAAGGCATTGGCCAATGGAATGACAGAATACGACTGTTTACGACCCCTTGTTAATAAACACGATGCTCTCTTTACGGAGAGAGAGCTTTGTCTAGTTGTTGAACACCTTGACCACGCGCTAGTTCGCCAAATATTAAGCAAACAACCTGGCACCGTTATTACCCAAAATGTTTttgaaacagcagcagcgaacGTCAAGTATGGTAGGCTTGTGGTCGAGGAGGTTTTGAAGATCAAGACTTGTTTCACGGTTACAGAGGAATTTATCATTCTAGCACAAAAAAACATTGTAAACGGCAAAGATATCATTCAGTTCATCATAACCAATTACAACATGGAGATTTCAACGGAAGGGGTACGACAAATCGTCGCAGGTGGAGATACAGAATTGGTGAAGCTATTGTTTAGGAGAGAGCAACTCAACGGTCTTCAAGCAGCACTTGAATTAGCAGTGGGCCGTGTGAATTATGAAATGGTGAAGGTCTTATTAGAGAAGGGAGGAAACGAAACAATGGTTACAGAAAAATGTATGGAGTATATGGTGGACTCATTTGACCACGACGACGTGAAACGCCTTCTTCAAACGTATAAAAGGAAGGCCAAGGTTacagaaaatattattataagaacTGCGAAGaacgagaaaaagagaaagcacTTGCTGTTATTTTTCTTGGAAGAGCGAGGCGAAGACTTCCAACTTACAGAGGGGATACTAAAAGCAATTATAAGTACCGAGGACGCCAAGAATGACGCATTAAAGTTCCTCcttgaaaagagaaactATGAGATACATATGACGGAAGATATTTGGAAAGAAGCCGCAGCCAATGACTCAAATGGTGAGACAGTTGGTCTCCTTCTTAGAGCGAGAAGCCACGAGTTTGATATTAGTGAAGAGATTTTGAGAAGCGCCGCGGAGAATCCATTGTGCGGTCATAAAGCTATGAGATTTTTCTTAGACGCACGAGGATCCGACATTCAGATTGCAGAAAGAATCGTGAAAGAAAcattaaaaggctatttcAATCAAGAGGAGATAGCAAGCCTTCTCTCGGAGGCACAAAGACGTGGTGTCTTGCTCAATAGAGAGGATATCATGAAAGCGGCAGCTGGGACACGCGGTGCTGACGCTATGAAAGCTCTGTTGGAGACATCAAAACATGAGATCCAGATAACCGAAGAAATTCTGAAAGAGGTTGTAAGAAGTTCATTTGATGACAGAATTATGAAATTTCTTCTCGAGAGCAAAGGCAATGAGATCCAGATTACTGAGGAAGTTTTAATAGAAGCGGCGCGAAATTCATTTGGTCATCACGTCTTACGGTCCATATTTCAGGAAGTTGACAATGAAATCCAAATTGGAGAAGAAGTTCTGAAAGCGgtagtaaaaaataagctcGGTGGCCATCGAATTATAAGACTCATTTCAGAGGAAATGGGAAACAAGATTACAATTACAGAGGGAGTCCTGATAGAGGCAGCAAGAAATAGGATTGACTGGGCAAcaatcctcttcatcttggagaCCTATGGAGACAAGATTGAGATTACAGAGGAGGTTCTAAAGGCAACTATAAGAAAGAAGTCCAACCTCCGAATACTGTCTATTATCTCAAGATTTAAGAGGGAAGAGGTCCGGATTACCGATGAGATCAAGGAGCTTATGAGCGAGGAGCAACTCGAATGCTGGACTAGACCAGAACATTACCTCCCTCCATGGTTACGTTTAACTAATCAAagtgatgaatga